The following proteins are co-located in the Castanea sativa cultivar Marrone di Chiusa Pesio chromosome 8, ASM4071231v1 genome:
- the LOC142606259 gene encoding uncharacterized protein LOC142606259: MKYPGMEKLAFALVVASRKLRPYFQTHAIIVITDQPIKKSMSRLDVAHMVQWAIELSQLDIKYKPRTTIKAQAMIDFIAEFTLPKLDLKLEYKIAYADGSSVKGLGGAGVVIISLEKDILKYEVQLQFPATKNQVEYEAVLTSLRIAKALGAKNLKLKTDSKLVVGQTTNEYEAKEKRMQKYLRLTQ, from the coding sequence ATGAAGTACCCAGGGATGGAGAAATTGGCATTTGCCTTGGTCGTCGCTTCGAGGAAGCTTCGTCCATACTTCCAAACTCATGCCATCATTGTAATAACGGACCAGCCCATTAAAAAGTCTATGAGCAGGCTCGATGTAGCACACATGGTTCAATGGGCAATCGAGCTTAGTCAACTTGACATTAAGTACAAGCCAAGAACAACAATCAAAGCTCAAGCTATGATAGATTTCATTGCTGAATTCACGCTTCCAAAACTAGACCTTAAGTTAGAATACAAGATAGCATATGCAGATGGTTCGTCTGTTAAAGGCCTTGGTGGAGCTGGTGTAGTTATCATCTCACTAGAGAAGGACATCCTCAAATATGAAGTGCAATTACAATTCCCAGCCACCAAAAATCAAGTAGAGTATGAGGCCGTTCTTACCAGCTTGAGGATAGCCAAAGCTCTGGGGGCAAAGAACTTAAAACTGAAAACCGACTCTAAGCTCGTCGTTGGACAGACTACCAACGAGTACGAggcaaaagagaaaagaatgcAAAAGTATTTAAGACTAACTCAATAG